The following proteins are encoded in a genomic region of Nocardioides renjunii:
- the uvrB gene encoding excinuclease ABC subunit UvrB, with amino-acid sequence MRPVTDLQRRVAPFKVVSDYEPSGDQPAAIKEITGRIQGGEKDVVLLGATGTGKTATVAWVTEQLQRPVLVLQPNKTLAAQFANELRQLFPNNAVEYFVSYYDYYQPEAYVPQTDTYIEKDSSINEEVERLRHSATNSLLTRRDTIVVSTVSCIYGLGTPQEYVDRMLRLKVGEEHDRDSVLRRLVEIQYTRNDMSFTRGTFRVRGDTLEIFPVYEELAVRIEFFGDEIERLMTLHPITGEVVSDDTELHVFPATHYVAGPERMERAIRGIELELDDQLATFEKQGKLLEAQRLRMRTTYDVEMMRQVGSCSGIENYSMHMDGRTPGSAPNTLLDYFPEDFVLVVDESHVAVPQIGGMYEGDMSRKRNLVDHGFRLPSAMDNRPLRWEEFLDRIGQTIYLSATPGNYELDKVGGIDGTVQQIIRPTGLIDPEVVVKPTKGQIDDLIHEIRTRSDKAERVLVTTLTKKMSEDLTDYLLDAGIRTRYLHSEVDTLRRIELLRELRMGEYDVLVGINLLREGLDLPEVSLVAILDADKEGFLRSDKSLIQTIGRAARNVSGQVHMYADKITPSMEMAIGETNRRRAIQVAYNTERGIDPQPLRKKIADITEMLAREDENTEELLRTWADVGQKGRAGGVKAGKSPTPALSRIHAEAPDTAGIPSTDLAELIQGLTDQMKTAAAELQFEVAARLRDEISDLKKELRQMMEATK; translated from the coding sequence ATGCGTCCAGTGACCGATCTGCAGCGCCGGGTGGCCCCCTTCAAGGTGGTGTCCGACTACGAGCCGTCCGGCGACCAGCCGGCCGCGATCAAGGAGATCACCGGCCGGATCCAGGGCGGGGAGAAGGACGTCGTGCTCCTCGGCGCGACCGGCACCGGCAAGACCGCCACGGTCGCCTGGGTCACCGAGCAGCTGCAGCGTCCCGTCCTCGTGCTCCAGCCCAACAAGACCCTCGCCGCGCAGTTCGCCAACGAGCTGCGCCAGCTCTTCCCCAACAACGCGGTGGAGTACTTCGTCTCCTACTACGACTACTACCAGCCCGAGGCCTACGTCCCCCAGACCGACACCTACATCGAGAAGGACTCCTCGATCAACGAGGAGGTCGAGCGGCTGCGCCACAGCGCGACCAACAGCCTGCTGACCCGCCGCGACACGATCGTGGTCTCGACGGTGTCCTGCATCTACGGCCTCGGCACCCCGCAGGAGTACGTCGACCGCATGCTGCGGCTCAAGGTCGGCGAGGAGCACGACCGCGACTCGGTCCTGCGCCGCCTCGTCGAGATCCAGTACACCCGCAACGACATGTCGTTCACCCGCGGCACGTTCCGGGTCCGGGGCGACACCCTCGAGATCTTCCCCGTCTACGAGGAGCTCGCGGTCCGCATCGAGTTCTTCGGCGACGAGATCGAGCGGCTCATGACGCTCCACCCCATCACCGGTGAGGTCGTCTCCGACGACACCGAGCTGCACGTCTTCCCGGCCACCCACTACGTCGCCGGTCCCGAGCGGATGGAGCGCGCGATCCGGGGCATCGAGCTCGAGCTCGACGACCAGCTCGCCACCTTCGAGAAGCAGGGCAAGCTGCTCGAGGCCCAGCGGCTGCGGATGCGCACCACCTACGACGTGGAGATGATGCGCCAGGTCGGGTCGTGCTCGGGCATCGAGAACTACTCGATGCACATGGACGGCCGCACGCCGGGCAGTGCGCCCAACACCCTGCTCGACTACTTCCCCGAGGACTTCGTGCTCGTCGTCGACGAGTCCCACGTGGCCGTGCCGCAGATCGGGGGGATGTACGAAGGCGACATGTCGCGCAAGCGCAACCTCGTCGACCACGGCTTCCGGCTGCCCAGCGCGATGGACAACCGCCCGCTCAGGTGGGAGGAGTTCCTCGACCGGATCGGCCAGACGATCTACCTCTCCGCCACTCCCGGCAACTACGAGCTCGACAAGGTCGGCGGCATCGACGGCACGGTCCAGCAGATCATCCGCCCGACCGGCCTGATCGACCCGGAGGTCGTGGTCAAGCCGACCAAGGGCCAGATCGACGACCTCATCCACGAGATCCGCACCCGCTCCGACAAGGCCGAGCGGGTCCTGGTGACCACGCTGACCAAGAAGATGTCCGAGGACCTCACCGACTACCTCCTCGACGCCGGCATCCGCACCCGCTACCTCCACTCCGAGGTCGACACGCTCCGCCGCATCGAGCTGCTCCGCGAGCTGCGGATGGGCGAGTACGACGTCCTCGTCGGGATCAACCTGCTGCGCGAGGGGCTCGACCTGCCCGAGGTGTCGCTGGTCGCGATCCTCGACGCCGACAAGGAGGGCTTCCTGCGCTCCGACAAGTCGCTCATCCAGACCATCGGCCGCGCCGCGCGCAACGTGTCGGGCCAGGTCCACATGTACGCCGACAAGATCACCCCGTCGATGGAGATGGCGATCGGCGAGACCAACCGTCGTCGCGCCATCCAGGTCGCCTACAACACCGAGCGGGGCATCGACCCCCAGCCGCTGCGCAAGAAGATCGCCGACATCACCGAGATGCTGGCGCGCGAGGACGAGAACACCGAGGAGCTGCTGCGCACCTGGGCCGACGTCGGCCAGAAGGGCCGCGCCGGGGGAGTGAAGGCCGGCAAGTCGCCGACGCCCGCGCTGTCGCGCATCCACGCCGAGGCCCCCGACACCGCCGGCATCCCGAGCACCGACCTCGCCGAGCTCATCCAGGGCCTCACCGACCAGATGAAGACCGCGGCCGCCGAGCTGCAGTTCGAGGTGGCCGCCCGGCTGCGCGACGAGATCTCGGACCTCAAGAAGGAGCTCCGCCAGATGATGGAGGCCACGAAGTAG
- a CDS encoding aminoglycoside phosphotransferase/kinase family protein — protein sequence MPPDGRPDADRPPDHVLDLFVADGVLERLPGGRGTSWRAGDLVVSPGHDASEEWLAPHQARLAVRLDEAVPRSLRLALPVPARDGRLVVDGRAATRFEPATAPCRDLAALRATAHLLHALLATAVAERPAALDVRTDRWAVAERQAYDAPAALAAARRRPEPGLAALVQDLVAGLDGTDLGREQLVHADLAGNVLLDAAGTPFVIDLSPAWRSPLWAEAVCVLDAVLWHGAPTGALAEWRSGAERQAMLRAALFRVLSDQPCDVGRHAALGLV from the coding sequence ATGCCCCCGGACGGCCGCCCCGACGCAGACCGGCCGCCCGACCACGTGCTCGACCTGTTCGTCGCCGACGGCGTGCTCGAGCGCCTCCCGGGCGGGCGCGGGACGAGCTGGCGGGCCGGCGACCTCGTCGTGTCGCCCGGGCACGACGCCTCCGAGGAGTGGCTCGCCCCGCACCAGGCCCGGCTGGCGGTCCGGCTCGACGAGGCCGTGCCCCGCTCGCTCCGGCTCGCCCTCCCCGTCCCGGCGCGCGACGGTCGGCTGGTGGTCGACGGGCGGGCGGCCACGCGCTTCGAGCCGGCGACGGCACCGTGCCGGGACCTGGCCGCCCTGCGCGCCACCGCCCACCTCCTGCACGCCCTCCTGGCGACGGCCGTCGCGGAGCGTCCGGCCGCCCTCGACGTCCGGACGGACCGCTGGGCCGTCGCCGAGCGGCAGGCGTACGACGCCCCGGCCGCGCTCGCGGCGGCGCGCAGGCGTCCCGAGCCCGGCCTCGCCGCGCTCGTGCAGGACCTCGTCGCGGGGCTGGACGGGACCGACCTCGGGCGCGAGCAGCTGGTCCACGCCGACCTCGCCGGCAACGTGCTGCTCGACGCGGCCGGCACCCCCTTCGTCATCGACCTCTCCCCCGCCTGGCGCTCGCCGCTGTGGGCGGAGGCGGTGTGCGTGCTCGACGCCGTGCTGTGGCACGGCGCCCCGACCGGTGCGCTGGCCGAGTGGCGCAGCGGCGCCGAGCGGCAGGCGATGCTGCGAGCCGCGCTCTTCCGCGTCCTCTCCGACCAGCCGTGCGACGTCGGGCGCCACGCGGCGCTGGGCCTCGTGTGA
- a CDS encoding phospholipase D-like domain-containing protein: MTVARTLTTVRRTLLGLLGLQIGLAVVLSLVDSYRRRGKKPKPFPVTGPQTVPVGAGEITTYTFGRDLYDDMLAAIDGAKKQILFETYIWKGDDIGWKFKTALTAAADRGVDVHCIYDGFANVVVSPAFKRFSPSLKVLRYPIWTAGLRFWSLRGYGRNHRKMLVVDEEVGFLGGYNIGSAYATEWRDTHVRISGPGVWDMKRAFADFWNLNRRHRIRRSERPLLLETASDWDPQIRIHRNIPRQWSFPIRSMYLEAINRASRNVWLTTAYFLPDQDFVDSVADAARRGVDVRILLPLKSNHIVADWISRGYYGQLLAAGVRILRFKDAMVHAKTATIDGSWSTVGTANIDRLSLQGNYEINLEVIDPAFAAVMEDVFRTDESNCLELTLAEWEARDLNRKFTESFLAPLRPLL; the protein is encoded by the coding sequence GTGACCGTCGCCCGCACGCTGACCACCGTCCGGCGCACCCTGCTCGGTCTGCTCGGCCTCCAGATCGGGCTCGCGGTCGTGCTGTCACTGGTCGACTCCTACCGGCGCCGCGGCAAGAAGCCGAAGCCGTTCCCGGTGACCGGGCCACAGACCGTCCCGGTCGGCGCGGGCGAGATCACGACGTACACGTTCGGGCGCGACCTCTACGACGACATGCTGGCCGCGATCGACGGCGCGAAGAAGCAGATCCTCTTCGAGACCTACATCTGGAAGGGCGACGACATCGGGTGGAAGTTCAAGACCGCCCTGACCGCGGCCGCGGACCGCGGTGTCGACGTGCACTGCATCTACGACGGCTTCGCCAACGTGGTCGTCTCCCCCGCCTTCAAGCGCTTTTCGCCGTCGCTCAAGGTGCTGCGCTACCCGATCTGGACGGCCGGCCTCCGGTTCTGGAGCCTGCGCGGCTACGGCCGCAACCACCGCAAGATGCTGGTCGTCGACGAGGAGGTCGGCTTCCTCGGCGGCTACAACATCGGCTCGGCCTACGCGACCGAGTGGCGCGACACGCACGTGCGGATCAGCGGGCCGGGCGTGTGGGACATGAAGCGGGCGTTCGCCGACTTCTGGAACCTCAACCGGCGCCACCGCATCCGCCGCAGCGAGCGCCCCCTCCTGCTGGAGACCGCCTCGGACTGGGACCCGCAGATCCGGATCCACCGCAACATCCCGCGCCAGTGGTCCTTCCCGATCCGCAGCATGTACCTCGAGGCGATCAACCGGGCCAGCCGCAACGTGTGGCTGACCACCGCCTACTTCCTGCCCGACCAGGACTTCGTCGACTCGGTCGCCGACGCGGCCAGGCGTGGCGTCGACGTGCGGATCCTGCTCCCGCTCAAGTCCAACCACATCGTCGCCGACTGGATCTCGCGCGGCTACTACGGCCAGCTGCTCGCGGCCGGCGTGCGGATCCTGCGGTTCAAGGACGCGATGGTGCACGCCAAGACCGCCACCATCGACGGCAGCTGGTCGACCGTCGGCACCGCCAACATCGACCGGCTCAGCCTGCAGGGCAACTACGAGATCAACCTCGAGGTCATCGACCCGGCCTTCGCCGCGGTGATGGAGGACGTCTTCCGCACCGACGAGTCCAACTGCCTCGAGCTGACCCTCGCCGAGTGGGAGGCCCGCGACCTCAACCGGAAGTTCACCGAGAGCTTCCTCGCTCCGCTGCGCCCCCTGCTTTGA
- a CDS encoding FAD-dependent oxidoreductase, translated as MGDADPVLLLATTDETSRGVLGSELRRRYGGDYEVVVCAEYAHARAVLEGLRRWGRQVALVIACYGPDDRDGIDFLRRAYSVHPSAKRAITAVWGDFASTGDVFAAIGHGHAELLLLRPERPRDEEFHGSITDALDDWHLAQGIGFEAVRIIGEQRDERTHFLRDSFGRNHIPVGFHQVGTESATRLLAGLGLTEPDLPVLQLAFTTPPTTLVAPTDLEIADAFGLMRPPPADHVYDVVVVGAGPSGLAAAVYASSEGLSTMVVEQQAVGGQAGTSSLIRNYPGFSRGVSGAHLAFRSFQQAWSFGTEYSFLRQVVELGTEDGLHTVTMTDGTVARTRSVVVATGVDYRRLEVPALEALVGRGVFYGAAVSEAPSMAGGEVYVVGGGNSAGQAALHLARYARQVTLLVRGPSLAASMSDYLISQLEATRNVTIRYRTAVVGGTEEDGCLAGLRLADPHGAPDEGDDVPASGLFVLIGSVPRTSWLPAEVERDDTGFVLTGPDAAQAGGHASRLPLETSMEGVFAVGDVRAGSIKRVATAVGDGATVIALLHGYLASHPAPTARA; from the coding sequence ATGGGTGACGCCGATCCTGTCCTGCTGCTGGCCACGACCGACGAGACGTCGCGCGGCGTCCTCGGGTCGGAGCTTCGCCGCAGGTACGGCGGCGACTACGAGGTCGTCGTGTGCGCCGAGTACGCCCACGCCCGCGCGGTGCTGGAGGGGCTGCGGCGGTGGGGGCGGCAGGTCGCGCTCGTCATCGCCTGCTACGGCCCCGACGACCGCGACGGCATCGACTTCCTCCGCCGGGCCTACTCGGTGCACCCGTCCGCGAAGCGCGCGATCACCGCCGTCTGGGGCGACTTCGCCAGCACCGGCGACGTGTTCGCAGCCATCGGCCACGGCCACGCCGAGCTCCTGCTGCTGCGACCGGAGCGCCCGCGGGACGAGGAGTTCCACGGGTCCATCACCGACGCCCTGGACGACTGGCACCTCGCGCAGGGCATCGGGTTCGAGGCGGTGCGGATCATCGGCGAGCAGCGCGACGAGCGCACCCACTTCCTGCGCGACTCGTTCGGGCGCAACCACATCCCGGTCGGCTTCCACCAGGTGGGCACCGAGTCGGCCACCCGGCTCCTCGCGGGGCTCGGACTGACCGAGCCCGACCTGCCGGTGCTCCAGCTGGCCTTCACCACCCCGCCGACGACCCTCGTCGCGCCCACCGACCTGGAGATCGCCGATGCCTTCGGGCTGATGCGGCCGCCACCGGCCGACCACGTCTACGACGTCGTGGTGGTGGGCGCCGGACCCAGCGGCCTCGCCGCCGCGGTCTACGCCTCGTCCGAGGGCCTGTCGACGATGGTGGTGGAGCAGCAGGCCGTGGGCGGGCAGGCCGGCACGTCGTCGCTGATCCGCAACTACCCCGGCTTCTCCCGTGGCGTCAGCGGCGCCCACCTGGCCTTCCGCTCCTTCCAGCAGGCGTGGTCCTTCGGCACCGAGTACTCCTTCCTGCGCCAGGTGGTGGAGCTCGGCACCGAGGACGGCCTGCACACGGTGACGATGACCGACGGCACGGTCGCCCGCACGCGCAGCGTCGTCGTCGCCACCGGCGTCGACTACCGACGGCTGGAGGTCCCCGCCCTCGAGGCGCTGGTGGGACGCGGCGTCTTCTACGGCGCCGCGGTGTCCGAGGCCCCGTCCATGGCGGGTGGCGAGGTCTACGTCGTGGGCGGCGGCAACTCCGCCGGCCAGGCGGCGCTCCACCTGGCCCGCTACGCCCGCCAGGTCACGTTGCTGGTCCGCGGGCCCTCGCTCGCAGCGAGCATGTCGGACTACCTCATCTCCCAGCTGGAGGCCACGCGCAACGTCACCATCCGCTACCGCACGGCCGTCGTCGGCGGCACCGAGGAGGACGGGTGCCTCGCCGGGCTCCGGCTCGCCGACCCGCACGGGGCGCCGGACGAGGGCGACGACGTGCCCGCCTCGGGACTCTTCGTCCTCATCGGGTCGGTGCCGCGCACGTCCTGGCTGCCCGCCGAGGTGGAGCGGGACGACACCGGCTTCGTGCTGACCGGTCCCGACGCGGCGCAGGCCGGTGGGCACGCGTCCCGGCTGCCGCTCGAGACCAGCATGGAGGGCGTGTTCGCGGTCGGCGACGTGCGTGCCGGGTCCATCAAGAGGGTGGCCACCGCGGTCGGCGACGGTGCCACCGTGATCGCCCTGCTGCACGGCTACCTCGCGTCCCACCCGGCGCCCACGGCGAGGGCATGA
- a CDS encoding DNA-3-methyladenine glycosylase family protein, whose amino-acid sequence MALTDGERTRTWRPAWPCAPAQVLRPQRRGAGDPTQRHEESGRIWRAMRTPLGPATLCVHPRPAAGEIVGRAWGPGAEWALDRMPALLGADDDPSSFEAHHHPEVAAGWRTHQHWRIGATGLVMESLVPSILEQKVTGKQAFGSFRELVRRHGEPAPGPVGALRLMVQPTPETIAAIPSWEWLRLGVQPAQSRTVVTACRLGPSLERITELPVEEADRRLRSIRGVGVWTSAEVRQRALGDPDAVSFGDYHLANWVGWALLGRDITDDEMAELLEPYRPQRGRAAAMAMAGGRTRPRRGPRMSVPTHLPTR is encoded by the coding sequence ATGGCCCTGACCGACGGCGAGCGCACCCGCACCTGGCGGCCCGCGTGGCCGTGCGCGCCGGCGCAGGTGCTCCGGCCGCAGCGCCGCGGCGCCGGCGACCCGACCCAGCGCCACGAGGAGTCGGGCCGCATCTGGCGTGCCATGCGTACACCGCTCGGGCCGGCGACGCTGTGCGTCCACCCCCGGCCGGCGGCGGGCGAGATCGTGGGCCGGGCGTGGGGCCCGGGCGCGGAGTGGGCGCTGGACCGGATGCCCGCCCTGCTGGGCGCGGACGACGACCCGAGCAGCTTCGAGGCGCACCACCACCCGGAGGTGGCCGCGGGGTGGCGCACCCACCAGCACTGGCGCATCGGCGCCACCGGGTTGGTGATGGAGTCGCTGGTGCCGTCGATCCTCGAGCAGAAGGTCACCGGCAAGCAGGCGTTCGGCTCGTTCCGCGAGCTCGTCCGCCGCCACGGCGAGCCGGCGCCCGGCCCGGTCGGGGCGCTGCGCCTGATGGTGCAGCCGACGCCCGAGACGATCGCCGCGATCCCGTCGTGGGAGTGGCTGCGTCTCGGCGTGCAGCCCGCCCAGTCGCGCACGGTTGTCACCGCCTGCCGGCTCGGGCCGTCGCTCGAGCGCATCACCGAGCTGCCCGTCGAGGAGGCCGACCGGCGGCTGCGATCGATCCGCGGCGTCGGCGTGTGGACGAGCGCGGAGGTGCGCCAGCGCGCGCTGGGGGACCCCGACGCGGTCAGCTTCGGCGACTACCACCTCGCCAACTGGGTCGGCTGGGCGCTCCTCGGGCGCGACATCACCGACGACGAGATGGCCGAGCTGCTCGAGCCCTACCGCCCCCAGCGCGGCCGGGCCGCCGCCATGGCGATGGCCGGCGGCCGGACCCGTCCGCGCCGCGGACCGCGGATGAGCGTGCCCACGCACCTGCCGACCCGCTGA
- a CDS encoding tryptophan 2,3-dioxygenase, which translates to MSDAPGATPHQRELEEGIQRDFSRSMSYGDYLRLDVLLAAQQPLSDPPQHDELLFIVQHQTTELWLKLMVHELRSARDLLRTDDLAPALKRMARIKHIQHTLTDQWSVLATLTPSEYAQIRPFLATSSGFQSAQYREVEFLLGNKNADMVKVFAHDEGARSTLEELLHEPSLYDELLAHLARQGYAVPQRLLDRDWSRPRATDPDLIELFAGVYAAPAEHWGVYETCEELVDVEDAFQQWRFRHLQVVQRVIGHKVGTGGSSGVDFLRRALDLTFFPELYEVRTRIG; encoded by the coding sequence ATGTCTGATGCACCGGGCGCCACTCCCCACCAGCGTGAGCTCGAGGAGGGCATCCAGCGCGACTTCTCGCGGTCGATGTCCTACGGCGACTACCTGCGCCTCGACGTGCTGCTCGCCGCCCAGCAGCCCCTGTCCGACCCGCCGCAGCACGACGAGCTGCTCTTCATCGTGCAGCACCAGACCACCGAGCTGTGGCTCAAGCTGATGGTCCACGAGCTCCGCTCGGCGCGGGACCTGCTGCGCACCGACGACCTCGCCCCCGCGCTCAAGCGGATGGCGCGGATCAAGCACATCCAGCACACCCTCACCGACCAGTGGTCCGTGCTCGCCACGCTCACGCCGAGCGAGTACGCCCAGATCCGGCCGTTCCTCGCGACCAGCTCGGGCTTCCAGTCCGCGCAGTACCGCGAGGTCGAGTTCCTGCTCGGCAACAAGAACGCCGACATGGTGAAGGTCTTCGCGCACGACGAGGGAGCCCGCTCCACGCTCGAGGAGCTGCTGCACGAGCCGTCGCTCTACGACGAGCTCCTCGCCCACCTCGCGCGCCAGGGGTACGCCGTCCCGCAACGGCTGCTGGACCGCGACTGGTCGCGGCCGCGCGCCACCGACCCGGACCTGATCGAGCTCTTCGCGGGCGTGTACGCCGCCCCGGCCGAGCACTGGGGCGTCTACGAGACCTGCGAGGAGCTGGTCGACGTCGAGGACGCCTTCCAGCAGTGGCGGTTCCGGCACCTCCAGGTGGTGCAGCGGGTCATCGGCCACAAGGTCGGCACCGGCGGGTCGTCGGGCGTCGACTTCCTGCGCCGGGCGCTCGACCTGACGTTCTTCCCCGAGCTCTACGAGGTGCGCACCCGCATCGGGTGA
- a CDS encoding ROK family transcriptional regulator, translating to MTNGPGDILELIRHREMTRGDVLEATGMSRMTLTQRLDALFGAGLIIEGSTTGATGGRRRRSLAFNTAQSHVLVASIETTHARIAVTDLGGTVLDEVSLDVAVADGPSHVLDRIATGMTELMAALGVARSALCGIGLSLPGPVDPETGRPSQPPILPGWDAYPISEHLQSALPGVPVLTANDADAAAMGEYAAGHAGARSLLLVKVSTGIGTGIVIDGRSYTGVDGGAGDIGHVRVSPGSDIRCQCGMHGCLAAVASGRAVAAELTARGVPAASGREVRALLQSGDAEAATLTQEAGRRIGEVMATVVCLINPEVVLIGGALASAPLLAGMRETLYRLALPRATRHMALQLGALDEEAAVVGLTRLVVDQEFAPAAINSRLRGA from the coding sequence ATGACCAACGGGCCCGGCGACATCCTCGAGCTCATCCGCCACCGCGAGATGACACGTGGTGACGTGCTCGAGGCGACCGGGATGTCCCGGATGACCCTCACCCAGCGCCTCGACGCGCTCTTCGGCGCCGGCCTGATCATCGAGGGCAGCACGACCGGCGCGACGGGAGGCCGACGCCGTCGCAGCCTGGCCTTCAACACCGCCCAGTCGCACGTCCTGGTCGCCTCCATCGAGACGACGCACGCGCGGATCGCCGTCACCGACCTCGGCGGGACCGTGCTCGACGAGGTGTCGCTCGACGTCGCGGTCGCGGACGGCCCCTCCCACGTGCTCGACCGCATCGCGACGGGGATGACCGAGCTCATGGCCGCGCTCGGCGTGGCCCGGAGCGCGCTGTGCGGCATCGGCCTGAGCCTGCCGGGCCCGGTCGACCCGGAGACCGGCCGGCCCAGCCAGCCGCCGATCCTCCCCGGGTGGGACGCCTACCCCATCTCCGAGCACCTGCAGTCGGCGCTGCCGGGCGTCCCGGTGCTGACGGCCAACGACGCCGACGCCGCCGCCATGGGGGAGTACGCCGCCGGGCACGCCGGTGCGCGCTCGCTGCTCCTCGTCAAGGTGTCGACGGGCATCGGCACCGGCATCGTCATCGACGGTCGCTCCTACACCGGCGTCGACGGGGGTGCCGGCGACATCGGGCACGTGCGCGTCTCCCCGGGGTCCGACATCCGCTGCCAGTGCGGGATGCACGGGTGCCTGGCCGCCGTGGCGAGCGGCCGCGCCGTGGCCGCCGAGCTGACCGCGCGCGGCGTGCCCGCGGCCTCCGGTCGCGAGGTCCGCGCGCTCCTGCAGTCGGGCGACGCCGAGGCTGCCACCCTCACCCAGGAGGCGGGCCGGCGCATCGGCGAGGTCATGGCGACCGTGGTGTGCCTCATCAACCCCGAGGTGGTGCTGATCGGCGGCGCCCTGGCCTCGGCCCCGCTCCTGGCGGGCATGCGCGAGACGCTCTACCGCTTGGCGCTGCCGCGCGCCACGCGGCACATGGCCCTGCAGCTCGGCGCCCTCGACGAGGAGGCCGCGGTCGTCGGCCTGACCCGGCTGGTCGTCGACCAGGAGTTCGCGCCCGCGGCGATCAATTCCCGGCTGCGCGGCGCCTGA
- a CDS encoding ABC transporter substrate-binding protein, which produces MAVLACTMLAVTAACGGDGDEQESDADSITVWIVEDLPDRVKAAQAIVDDFTQSSGIDVELTAVAEDQFNQILTSNAAAGDLPDAIGALPLSQVRTLSANELVDTEAVAAVMESLDPATFNESAVELTADGDEQLAVPSESWVQLLVYRKDLFEEAGLAEPTTYDDVLAAAEELDSPEVAGFLGANVAGDAFTAQTFEEIGLGNNCQMVDDAGEVTLDSDECVEALDFYGQLQQDYSVTGAQDVDTTRAAYFAGQGAMLIWSSFVLDELAGLRNDALPSCPECKDDPKFLAENSGVVTSIQGPSGSEPATYGEVTSWTIPAEAATAPAQEFVEYMMNDGYEPWIEIAPEGKIPVRPGDSPGATNFSDAWSSMEVGVDTKAPLSDFYGPDVIDQLTGGVETLQRWAIPQGQGDLLGAIQGEQPVANAVNQVAGGTDAADAMQEAADAVRTVQDSLP; this is translated from the coding sequence ATGGCAGTCCTTGCCTGCACGATGCTGGCCGTCACGGCGGCCTGCGGGGGCGACGGCGACGAGCAGGAGAGCGACGCCGACAGCATCACCGTGTGGATCGTCGAGGACCTCCCCGACCGGGTGAAGGCGGCCCAGGCGATCGTCGACGACTTCACCCAGAGCAGCGGCATCGACGTCGAGCTCACCGCGGTCGCCGAGGACCAGTTCAACCAGATCCTCACCTCCAACGCCGCCGCGGGCGACCTCCCGGACGCCATCGGCGCCCTGCCGCTGAGCCAGGTCCGCACCCTGTCGGCCAACGAGCTCGTCGACACCGAGGCCGTCGCGGCGGTCATGGAGTCCCTCGACCCCGCGACCTTCAACGAGAGCGCCGTCGAGCTGACCGCCGACGGCGACGAGCAGCTCGCTGTGCCGAGCGAGTCCTGGGTGCAGCTGCTCGTCTACCGCAAGGACCTCTTCGAGGAGGCCGGGCTGGCCGAGCCGACGACGTACGACGACGTGCTGGCCGCCGCGGAGGAGCTCGACTCCCCCGAGGTGGCGGGCTTCCTCGGCGCCAACGTGGCGGGCGACGCCTTCACCGCGCAGACCTTCGAGGAGATCGGGCTCGGCAACAACTGCCAGATGGTCGACGACGCCGGCGAGGTCACCCTCGACAGCGACGAGTGCGTCGAGGCGCTCGACTTCTACGGCCAGCTCCAGCAGGACTACTCCGTGACCGGCGCGCAGGACGTGGACACCACGCGCGCCGCCTACTTCGCCGGCCAGGGCGCCATGCTCATCTGGTCGAGCTTCGTCCTGGACGAGCTCGCCGGCCTGCGCAACGACGCGCTGCCCAGCTGCCCCGAGTGCAAGGACGACCCGAAGTTCCTGGCCGAGAACAGCGGCGTCGTCACCTCCATCCAGGGACCGTCGGGCTCCGAGCCGGCGACCTACGGCGAGGTGACCTCGTGGACGATCCCGGCCGAGGCGGCGACGGCGCCCGCCCAGGAGTTCGTCGAGTACATGATGAACGACGGCTACGAGCCGTGGATCGAGATCGCCCCCGAGGGCAAGATCCCGGTCCGGCCCGGCGACAGCCCCGGCGCCACCAACTTCTCCGACGCGTGGTCGTCGATGGAGGTCGGCGTCGACACCAAGGCCCCGCTCTCCGACTTCTACGGCCCCGACGTGATCGACCAGCTCACCGGCGGCGTCGAGACCCTGCAGCGCTGGGCCATCCCGCAGGGGCAGGGCGACCTGCTGGGTGCGATCCAGGGCGAGCAGCCCGTGGCCAACGCCGTCAACCAGGTGGCCGGGGGCACCGACGCCGCCGACGCGATGCAGGAGGCGGCTGACGCGGTCCGGACGGTGCAGGACTCGCTCCCGTGA